A genomic segment from Spinacia oleracea cultivar Varoflay chromosome 3, BTI_SOV_V1, whole genome shotgun sequence encodes:
- the LOC110793977 gene encoding L-ascorbate oxidase homolog, translating into MEETSLIKLVLFVIVALLSISITKADDPYKFFTWTVTYGNIAPLGVPQQVILINGQFPGPKLDCVTNDNIVLNVINKLNEPFLLTWNGIKQRKNSWQDGVLGTNCPIPPNKNFTYIFQPKDQIGSYTYFPSTGLHRAAGGFGALNVQSRPRIPIPYANPAGDFSLLIGDWFKTNYKTLQQGLDAGKALPFPDGLLINGQTRSSFTGEQGKTYKFRVSNVGLSTSFNFRIQGHKLKVVEVEGSHVIQTLYDSIDVHVGQSLSILVTLDQAPKDYYIVASTRFTKIVLTATGALHYSNSQAQVSGPLPSAPAGEFHWSMQQARTFRWNLTANAARPNPQGSFHYGTIPISKTFVLANSAPVINGKQRYAVNQVSFINPDTPLKLADYFNIPGVFSLNSIQSNPSGGAARLGTSVLGVSHHDFIEVVFQNDENAMQSWHLDGYDFWVVGFGAGKWNQGSRKSYNLIDALTRHTTQVYPNSWTAILVSLDNQGMWNLRSAMWPRQYGGQQLYLRVWNTVQSLANEYNPPTNVLLCGKAVGRHP; encoded by the exons ATGGAGGAAACAAGTTTGATAAAGTTGGTATTATTTGTGATAGTGGCATTGTTGAGTATATCCATTACAAAAGCAGATGACCCTTATAAATTTTTCACCTGGACAGTAACTTATGGAAATATTGCTCCATTGGGTGTTCCTCAACAG GTCATTCTCATCAATGGTCAATTTCCTGGACCTAAGCTTGATTGTGTTACAAATGACAACATTGTCCTCAATGTCATCAATAAATTGAATGAACCCTTCCTTCTCACTTg GAATGGAATTAAGCAAAGAAAGAACTCATGGCAAGACGGTGTATTGGGAACCAACTGCCCAATCCCTCCAAACAAAAACTTCACATACATCTTCCAGCCTAAGGATCAGATTGGTTCTTACACTTATTTCCCATCAACTGGGTTGCATCGCGCTGCTGGTGGATTTGGAGCCCTTAATGTCCAGTCTAGGCCTCGGATCCCCATCCCTTATGCCAACCCTGCTGGTGACTTCAGTTTGCTTATTGGTGATTGGTTCAAAACCAACTACAAG ACCCTACAACAAGGCCTGGATGCAGGAAAGGCTCTTCCATTCCCTGATGGCTTGCTTATAAATGGCCAGACTCGGAGTTCCTTCACAGGAGAACAAG ggaaaacatacaagtttagAGTCTCAAATGTGGGATTATCGACGTCATTCAACTTCAGGATCCAAGGTCACAAATTGAAGGTGGTAGAAGTTGAAGGATCTCATGTTATTCAAACTCTGTATGATTCTATAGACGTGCACGTGGGTCAGTCTCTGTCGATCCTTGTGACCTTAGATCAGGCACCCAAAGATTACTACATAGTTGCATCCACACGTTTCACAAAAATAGTTCTTACTGCCACTGGAGCTCTCCACTACTCGAACTCTCAAGCGCAAGTATCAGGACCTTTGCCTTCTGCCCCTGCTGGGGAATTCCATTGGTCCATGCAACAGGCCAGAACCTTCAG ATGGAATCTGACAGCAAATGCAGCTAGACCCAACCCTCAGGGATCTTTCCACTATGGAACAATCCCAATTTCAAAAACCTTTGTGTTAGCCAACTCAGCACCTGTTATCAACGGAAAGCAGCGTTATGCTGTTAATCAGGTGTCTTTTATCAATCCTGATACCCCTCTGAAGCTCGCCGATTACTTCAACATTCCTGGAGTTTTCAGCTTGAATTCCATCCAAAGTAACCCATCTGGCGGTGCTGCAAGGCTTGGCACTTCTGTTTTGGGTGTTTCTCACCATGACTTCATTGAGGTTGTCTTCCAAAATGACGAGAATGCCATGCAGTCTTGGCATCTTGATGGTTATGATTTCTGGGTCGTTGG TTTTGGTGCTGGTAAATGGAATCAAGGGAGTCGGAAGAGTTACAATCTAATAGATGCTCTCACCAGACATACCACTCAG GTATATCCGAATTCTTGGACAGCGATATTGGTCTCGTTGGATAACCAAGGTATGTGGAACCTGAGATCTGCAATGTGGCCGCGGCAATATGGTGGACAACAACTCTATCTGAGGGTGTGGAACACTGTTCAGAGCCTTGCAAACGAGTACAATCCCCCTACAAATGTTCTTCTTTGTGGAAAAGCAGTTGGACGTCATCCTTAA